AGTGAGGGCGGCGCGCACGGCGGGGAGAATCACGCTGAGGGGTTCGTGGGTGAAGTGGAGGTGGGGCACAACCTGTACAAGGTAGGGTCTATGCGACTGTCTTCGCGCGAGCTTGCCCACAGGTGCGGGTAGATTGGGCCGTGCCTTCGGACCTCAGCATTGCCATCCTCACGGACGCACACGGGAATGCGTTTGCCCTTGAAGCGGTCATACAGGACATCCGGCATCATTCGCCGGACGTCATCGTGAACCTCGGGGATCAGGTGTGGGGACAGGCGGACCCGGTTGGGGCGCTCATGCTCCAGCGGGCACTGGGCGCGGTCGAGGTTCGCGGCAACAACGACGAGCGGCTCGTCACGCCTGCCGCAGAACTCCACCCGCAACTCGCGCGCTTGCAGGCATGGCTGGCGGAACAGCTCCCACGCGCGGAACTTGAGCGGATCGCGACGTTACCGACCACAGCGAGTCTTGTGCATGGTGCGGTTCTCGCTGCCCACGGTACACCCGCGACACCCTGGGACAGTCTCTTGCTCAGTTGGGACGGCTCAGGGTATGTACGTCGCCCAGAACATGAGATCCGCGAGCGGCTCAATGTTGCGGCAGCGACGGAGGTCGTCCTCGTCGGGCACATGCACCGTGAGGACGTTCGTAGCGTTGACGGCTGCCTGCTGGTGAGCGTGGGGCCAGTGTCGTCGCAGGGAGACGGGGACCCGCGGGCACGCTGGGCACTCCTGACCCGACGTGGGGGGCGCTGGCAGATGGAGGCGCGCCGCGTTGAATACGACTGGGACGCGGCGGCTTCGTGGGAACGCGAACACGGCCCGCTTGAGGACGCGGTGAACCACGCCTGCCCACCGAACCTGGAAATGCGTGACTTCAACGGACGCGCGTGACCTTGTGGCTGACAACCTTACGCACAGCATAGCGCATCTCGTAAAAAAGGCCGAACGGGAAGGTCACGGAACCGGGGCAGCTCGTAGACGATGTTTGAAGCTCAGTACCCCCGGTGCCGCACCACCGCCCCCTGCCCTTCCAGCCAGTCCGTCACCACGCCCACCGCTGCCTTCACCCCCGGCGTGATGATGGGGCCGCCGAACCGGGCGAGGCGGACAAGGTGGCTGCCGTCTTCCCGCCCGGTGATGCCGATCAGGACTTCCTGCGTCAGTTCGCCTTCCACCACATGCGCCAGCACCACCCAGCCGTCTTGCTTGAGGCTGCGGTACAGATCGAGCAGGACGACGGTCCACCCCGCCGGGTCCTCGCGGGTCTGGCCGCCGCGTGCGGTGTGCTTCTGAAAGGCGCTGGGGTCGAAGGCCGGGGGCAGGGTCAGGATGGCGTGGGGCACGGCGGGGGAATCCTCCGAATCAGGGTAACGGGCGAGGGTGCCGTGCGGCACGTGGGGGTGCCGCGTCGGGACGAAACGGGCATGGTGGGCCCCCAGCCCCAGGTCGCGCCATTTCAGGGCGTACTTGGTTTCGAGCGCGGCGGGCGGCGGGTCGGTGAGTTCCACCCGCATCACGCCGCTTGCCTCGGCCTCCCGGCAGGCGAACTCGAAATACTCGTCGTGGTCGGTGGTGAAGAGGACGGCCCCGCCGGGTTTCAGGCGGCTGGCGGCCAGGCGGAAGAAGGGCGCGCGCAGCAGGCGGTGTTCCTCGTGTCCGGCCTTGGGCCAGGGGTCGGGAAAGTTCACCACGATGGCGTCCAGCGCGGCTGAAGGCACCACCTCGCGGATCAGGGGCGCAGCGGGCAGCTTGGTCAGCACGGCATTGGTCAGGCCCGCCGCCCGCAGTCGCCGCTCGGCCTTGAGGAGCGAGACGCCGCTGATCTCCACACCAAGGTAATTGGGCGCTTCGGGAAAAGTCGCCGCGTAGTGCGGCCAGAAGCGCCCGTCGCCAAAGCCGACCTCCAGCACCCAGGGCCGCCCCGGCGTGTCCGGGTACAGGCGCGCGGCGCTGTCGGGGAAGTGGAAGTCCGAGAGGCGGGAGATCATGCCTCTCCCCCCACCAGTTCGTCCGCCAGCCGCGCAGCATCCTCCAGCACACTCGTATAGGTGTGGTCACCCGGCGTGCAGCGGCCCAGCGCGTACACCCGCCCGAAGCGCGCGAGGCGGAAGCCCGCGAGTTCTGACGGGGCGGGCGTCAGGAAACGCACGTCGTAGGGCGGCGCCCCCTCCACCCCGGCGGCAGTCTGCTCGCCCCCGATCAGCCACACGCCCGAACGGGCCAGGTCGTCGGCCAGGAAGTCGTAGGCGACCTCGGAGAGCCGCCCGGCCTCCTCCAGCGTGTCCCCGATCAGCAGGCGGCCTTTCAGGAACGCGCCGACGGCCAGCACTGCCACACGGGCGTGCAGTTCCGGCCCCTCCCAGGTGGAGAGCGTCACCTGACCGTCCGCCTCGTCCAGCTCGGTGACGGTGCTTTGCAGCAGGTGAATGCCCGCCGCCCGCTCGACCTCTGCCTTGAGATGGCGGTGGAAGGTCCAGCCGTCGGTGGCGGGGGCCAGTTGGGCGGCGACCCGGGCGAAGAGGCTACCCACCGGAAAGGCCGCGCCGTCAACAGTGGGCTGATAAAGGTTGCCGAGGTGATCGAGCGCCTGCGACACCAGCAGCACGTCCCGCCCGGCCCGCGCAAGTCGCCAGGCCAGTTCCGTGCCCGCGAGGCCCGCGCCGACCACCGCCACATCATACAGATGCCCCGGCTGCGGCTGGCTGCGGGGCCTAAGAGGTCCGAACATCAGGGGGGAAGTTTAACGCAGCGGGCAGAACGCAGGGGGCAAAGGAAACGGCGCTCTGCCTCACCGGTCCGTCGTCACCGTGTATTTCCCGTCCCCGCTGCCCATGAACGTCACCGTGCCCTGCTGGTCGGTGCGGTAGATGCGGATACCGTTCTGCTTGTAGAGGTCCAGGGCCTTCTGGGTGGGGTGGCCGTAGTTGTTCTCCCCAACGCTGATGACGACGTTTTCGGGGCGGACGACGGCGAGCCAGGACTGGTTGTCCCCGTTGGCGGCGCCGTGGTGGATGCTCTTGTAGACCTGGAAGGGACCATGGATATCGGCGCGGTTCTCGGCCAGCCAGGCGGCCGTCTCGGGCGTCTCGCTGTCGCCGGTCATCAGGGCGTGGAAGTCCCCGAAGTCGAGGCGGATGCCCACGCTGTTGTCGTTCTGGTCACTCCCCATTCCGGCGGGCGGGGCGATCACCCGCACCTTCACGCTGCCCAGGTTGATGACCTGATTGTTGGCCTTCTGGAAGGTGGTCCCGGCCTTTTCCAGCGCGTCCGCCAGCCGTTTCCAGGTCTGCGTGGTGCCCGCTATCCCGTTGTTGATGAAGAGCGTCGGTTTGGCCTGCTCGGCGGCCGGGATCAGCCCGGTGATGTGGTCCGCGTCGGCATGGCTGGCGACCATCAGGTCCAGGTGGTCCACGCCGTAGGTTTGCAGGTAGTCCTGCATCTTGCTGGTGCTGCGGCCGCCGTCGTACAGCAGGGTCTTGCCCTCGGGGCTGCGGACCAGCACGGCGTCGCCCTGGCCGACATCCAGAAAACGGACCGTCACCTGTCCGCCGGGCTGCCCGGTCTTCTCGTCCCCACCCTTCTTGTCGCCGCCGAACGCGCAGGCCGCGAGGCTCGCCGTCAGCGCCAGCACCAGCAGGCCGAGCAGGTCCGAGGAGCTGGGGCCGCGCCGGGAGTTGGGCAGGGGCCGCCCGTCCTTCTTGCCGGATGGGGCGCGGGAGGCGGCTTTGCGGGCCGGGGCTTTCTTTTCGGGCGCCTTGCGGGCGGGGGTCTTTTTCTGGCTCACAGGTTGATCTCCTCACCGTCTTCGGCGGGCTGGTTCAGCGCGTCGAGGCGGCGCTGGGCACGCTCCCGCCGGGCGCGGGTTTCTTCGGGCAGCACCCGCACCGTCACGCCGTCGGGGCCGTCCTGCACCGCCAGCACGTCCCCTTCCCGCACGCCTTCGGGCAGGGCGTGGAGCGGCAGGTCGAAGGTGCGCCCGTCTTCCCGTTCCACCCGCGCGACCCGGCCATGCGGCCCGTCCTCGATGCCGTCCACCGTCCAGCGTTCCCGCGGTCCTTGCTCGCCGTCCTTCACGCCTCTAGCGTAGCGCGCCGCCGCGATTCTGTTGCCATGCCACACTGCTGTCATGCCACACTGCGGGGATGCACCACGACCTCACCCTGCGAGACGGCGATCTCCGGCTGCGACCCCTGACCGAAGCGGACATTCCGGCGCTGTGCGCGCTGGCGCAGGACTGCGCGGAGGAGTTGCGGCTGATGGGGTCGCCCCCCAGTTCACCCGCCTACTATCAGGCCGCGCTGGACGCCAACGACCAGATGCCCTTCGTGATTGAGGTCGGCGGCGAACTGGCCGGAAGCACCCGCTACGGCGACATCCGCGCCGCGCATAGTGGGCTGGAGATCGGGTGGACCTGGCTGCATCCGCGCTGGCACGGCTCGGGCGCGAACCGGCGGATGAAGCGGCTGCTGCTGGCCCACGCCTTTGAGGAGATGGGCATGGAGCGGGTGCAGCTCAAGACCGACCTCCTGAATACGCGCAGCCAGCGGGCCATCGAGAAACTCGGCGCGGTGCGCGAGGGCGTGCTGCGGCGGCATATCCGGCGGCCGGACGGCACCATGCGTGACACCGTGATGTACTCGGTGACGCGGGAGGACTGGCCCGGGGTGCGGGCGCGGCTGGACACGCCGCCTCTCAGCGAAATGGCCTAGCCGGGCAAGTGACGTGGCAGGCGGGGCGGGGGCAGGGCAGAATGCGGGGCGAACTGAGTTTTCCCTTCCCCCTGGCCCTCTCACACCCGGCCCGCCCGCGCTCCCATCAGGGTGCGGCCCTCAGGAGAACCGATGCTGAGTCAGACCCTGGCCGCCGAAGTCCTGTCCCTCGCCCGCAGGGGCGGGGCCGACTTCGCGGAACTGTTCGCCGAAGACACCCTGACGACCACCCTGCGGCTGCACCAGGGGGAGGTGAAGGACGCCGGGGGCGGCAACCTGTTCGGCGCGGGGCTGAGGCTGCTGTACGGCACCCGGGTGGTCTACGCCTACACCAACGACGTGACGCCGACGGGCCTGCGCGACCTGGCCGATCAGGTGGCACGCGCCCGGGGCGGGGCAGGCGAGACGACCCGTGAGGGAACAGGCGGGCTGGACTTCCGCCGGGTGGACGCCGCGCCCCTGTACGTGGCCCGCGAGCACCCCCTCCACGCGGCCAAACGCGACAAGCTCGCCCTGATGCGGCGGGCACACGGCGCGGCGGCAGGCGTCGGGGACGTCAAGACGGTGGACGTGAACTACCTCGACCGCGTGCAGCGCGTATTGATCGCCAACTCCGAGGGCGTGTGGGCCGAAGACGAGCGGGTGTGGACGCGGCTGACGGTGAGCGCCATCGCGCAGGACGGCACGCTGCGTGAGACGGGGTCTTACGGGCCGGGCGCGGGGCAGGGCCTGGAGTTCTTCGAGACGGCAACGCCCGAGCAGATCGGCGCGGAGGCGGCCCGGATCGCCAACGCGATGCTGCGCGCCGGATACGCGCCCGCCGGAAAACTCCCGGTCGTGATCGGCAACGAGTTCGGCGGGGTGATCTTCCACGAGGCCTGCGGGCACATTCTGGAGACGACCGCCGTCGAGAAGAACGCCAGCGTCTTCGCGGACAAACTGGGCGAGAAGATCGCGCACGAGTCGGTCACCGCCATCGACGACGGCACCATCCCCGGTGCCTGGGGCATGGTCACGGTGGACGACGAGGGGATGCCCGGCGAGCGCACCGTGCTGATCGAGAAGGGCGTGCTGAAGTCCTTCATGGTGGACCGGGTGGGCAGCCTCAAGACCGGCTACGCGCGCACCGGCAGCGGCAGGCGGCAGAACTATACCTTCGCGCCCGCCAGCCGGATGCGCTCGACCTTCATCGACAACGGCCAGGAGACGCCCGAGAGCCTGATCTCCGGCGTGAAGCGCGGTATCTACGCCCGCAAGATGGGCGGCGGCAGCGTGACGCCCGGTACCGGCGACTACAACTTCGCCGTGCAGGAGGCGTACATGATCCGCGACGGGCAGGTGGCCGAGCCGCTCAAGGGAGCCTCGCTGGTCGGGAACGGCGCGCAGGACCTCCGCAACATCGTGGGCGTGGCGGGCGACCTCGCGCTGGGGCAGGGCATGTGCGGCAGCGTGTCCGGCAGCCTCCCGACCGACGTGGGCCAGCCGCACATCCTGATCTCGGAAATCACCGTGGGAGGCCGCGCATGACCCAGACCGAGCAGCTCAGCATCGCGGACGCCCGCGCCTACCTGCTGGACCGCGCCCGCGAGCGCGGCGTGACGCTGGAGGTGTACGGGGAACGCGGGACCAGCACCAGCGTGGAGGCGTTCGGCGGCGAGGTCAGCGAGTTCAAGCTCGAAGCCCGGCAGGGCGTGGCGCTGCGGGTGCTGGTGAAGGGCGCCTGGGGCCACAGCTTCACCGAGAACCTCTCCCGGCCCGCGCTGGACCGTGCCCTGGACAGCGCCATCGAGAACGCCGAACTGGTCGCGCCCGAACCCGGCGCGGGCCTGGTCGCCTGGCCGGAGCCGCCTGCCCTCGACCTCTACGGCGAGGGCCTCAGCGGCGTGAGCGTCGAGCAGAAGGTGCAGGTGGCGCTCGATCTCGACCGCGCGGCGCGGGAGGCCGACCCGCGCGTGGTGAGCGTGCCCTACGGCGGCTATCAGGACAGTGACAGCCAGCGTCTCGTCGGCAACACGGCGGGCCTCAGCCGCGAGGCGCGTCAGCTCTATGCCCTGCACTACACGGCGCCGCTGGTCAGCGAGGGCGGCCAGAACAAGATGAAGCCCGACTGGCAGTTCACCCGCGAGTTCACCGAACTCGACCCCACCCGCACGGCCCTCTCGGCGGTGGAGAAGGCGCTGGCCCTGCTGGGTGCCCGGCCCGCCCCCAGCGGCACCTTCCCGGCAGTCATCAGCGGCGAGTGCCTGGCCGAACTGCTGGCGCTCTTCGCAGGCATGTTCAGCGGCAAGATGGTCGAGGAGGGCAAGAGTCCGCTGGCGGGTCGCCTGGGCGAGCCGGTGGCGAGTCCCCTGGTCACCCTGCGCGACGACCCCACGCCGGTGCGCGGCCTGAACTCCCGCGCTTTCGACGCGGAGGGCTGCCCCAGCGTGCCCCTCACGCTGATCGAGGGCGGCAGACTCAGCGCCTTCATGCACAACGCGCAGACCGCCGCCCGCGCGGGAACCGTCAGCACCGGACACGCCGCGCGCCAGGGCCTTCAGGGCACGGTGGGCGTGGCCCCCAGCAACCTGATCCTGCAAGCCGGGGACACGGACGCGGCAGCCCTCGCCTCCGGCCTCACGGGGGTGCGGCTGACCGGCGTGTCGGGCGGCCATGCGGGCGCGAATCCCATCACCGGGGACTTCTCGCTGCAAGCCGAGGGCTTCTGGTTGGAAGACGGCGTGACGGCGTATCCGCTGGAGGTCTTCACGGTCGCCGGGAACATCCTCGACCTGCTGGCGGGGATCGAGGCCGTGGGGAACGAGCTGCACGACACCCCCGACGCGGTCAGCGCCCCGGACGTGCGGGTGGGGGCCCTCGCCATCGGCGGGGCGTGAGGGGGCGACAGGTCCGGGCAGCCTGGCCCGGGCTGGCCTATAGACTCACGGCATGATCATGAACCTGCTGCTGGTCTTCCTCCCGATCAGCCTGCTGCTGGAGTATGTGTTTCACGCGCCGCCGCTGTGGGTCTTTGTCACGGCGACGGTCGCGATCATTCCGCTGGCCGACTGGCTCCGCAAGGCCACCGAGCAGGTCGCCGCGCGGGCGGGGCCGACCATCGGCGGCCTGCTGAACGTGACCTTCGGCAATCTGGCGGAGCTGATCATCGCCATCTTCGTGCTGCTGAGCGGCAACGTCACGGTCGTCAAGGCGCAGATCACCGGCAGCATCCTCGGCAACGCGCTGCTGGGGCTGGGCCTCGCCATATTGATCGGCAGTTTTGGCCGCACGCGGCAACAGTTCAGTTGGCGGAACGCCGGGCAGCTCAACTCGATGCTGTTTCTGGTGGTGATCGCGCTGCTGATCCCCGCGCTGTTCGACTACACCGAGCGGCTGCCCGCGTTCCTGGCCGGGAACGAGGGGATCAGAACCAACCTCGACGAGTACCTCAGCCTGGGCGTGGCGCTGGTGCTGATCGTCGTGTACCTCCTGAACCTGGTGTACACGCTGTTCACGCACAAGGACGTGTTCGCGCTGGAGGACGAACCCCACCAGGGGCCGCTGTGGCCGGTCTGGCAGGCCGCCGCCGTGCTGGTGGGCGGCACGGCCCTGATCGCGCTGGAGTCCGAGCTGCTGTCCGGCGCCCTGGAGGCCACCAGCAGCACGCTGGGCCTCAGCCCGTTCTTCCTGGGGATCGTCGTGCTGGCGGTGGTGGGCAACTTCGCGGAGTACATCGCGGGCAGCTACTTCGCGCGGCAGGGCAAGATCGGCCTGGCGATCAACATCGCCGTGGGCGCGACCATTCAGGTGGCCCTCTTCACCGCGCCGCTGCTGGTGCTGATCTCCTTCCTGATCGGCCAGCCGATGAATCTGGTGTTCGCCAGCCCGCTCGAAATGGTCGCCATCGTGGCGGTCGCCCTGACCGTCACCACCGTCACCAAGGACGGCGAGGCCACCTGGTTCGAGGGCGTGCTGCTGCTGGCCGTGTACCTGCTGCTGGCTCTGGCCTTCTACTTCGTGACCCCCAGGCTGGAGGGGGAGCCGACGGCGCTGCGGGGCGGGGTGACCGCCGTGCAGAGCGTTCAGCCGCCCACAGCCGCAACCTCTGGCTGAACCACAACCTCTGGCCGAACGTCCGCAGCCGGGTGGCGCGTTCCTGAAGTGGGACGCGCCGCTCTCTTTTGAGAGCCGGAGGGTTCCCGGGACACTCTCCTGTACCGCGCGGGCGTATCCTGCTCCCCATGAAGTGGCTGCGCGACCCCCTGCTCGCCCCCATCGTCGAGAAGGTGGAGGCAGGCGAGCGCCTCTCGTTTGACGAGGGCATGCGGCTGTACTACACCCGCGACCTGAACGCGCTGATGCGCCTGGCGAACCGGACCAAGGAGCGGCTGCACGGGGACAAGGTGTTTTTCGTCCACTCGATGCGGCTGGAATTCACCAACATCTGCTACGTGGGCTGCACCTTCTGCGCCTTCGCCGCGCGCAAGGGCGAGGAACGCGCCTGGGACTACTCACCGGAGGAAGTGGTCGAGCAGGTGCGGCGGCGCTATCTCCCCGGCATCACCGAGCTGCACATGAGCAGCGGGCACCACCCCAACCACAAGTGGGCCTATTATCCCGAGATGGTGCGGCGGCTGCGCGAGACGTTCCCCGACCTTCAGGTCAAAGCCTTCACGGCGGCGGAAATCGAACACCTCGCCAAGATCAGCAAGATGCCCACGCTGGAGGTGCTGCGCGAACTCCAGGCGGCGGGACTGGCCGCGATGCCGGGCGGCGGGGCGGAAATCTTCGCGGACCGGGTGCGGCGACAGGTGGCGAAGAACAAGGTGAAGGCCGAGAAGTGGCTCCAGATTCACCGCGAGGCGCACTCGCTGGGGATGCGGACGAACGCCACGATGCTCTACGGACATATCGAGACGCTGGAAGAACGGCTCGACCACATGCACCGCCTGCGCGACCTTCAGGACGAGACGGGCGGCTTCCACGCCTTCATCCCGCTCGCCTTCCAGCCGCTCGGCAACACCCTGGCGCAGAACCTCGGCAAGACGGAGTTCACGACCGGCCTGGATGACCTGCGGAACCTGGCGGTGGCGCGCGTGTACCTCGACAACTTCCCGCACATCAAGGGCTACTGGGTGATGATCGGCTCCGAACTCACGCAGGTGAGCCTCGACTGGGGCGTTTCGGACATTGACGGCACCATTCAGGAGGAACACATCGCGCACGCGGCGGGGGCGACCTCCCCGATGGCGCTGTCGCAGGCGGGCATGGTAAAGATGATCCAGCAGGCCGGGCGCCTGCCGGTGCTGCGCGACGCCTACTACAACGAACTGGAGGTTTTCCCCCGCCCGAACGCGGAGGCGGCGGACTAGTGTGCAGGCGGACCTGGACGCTGTCTTGGCGCTGGACGACGCCTGGAACGCTGCCTACCACCACCGGGACCCGGAGTTGATGGCGGGGCTGCTCGCGGAGGACTGGATGGGTTTCTTTCCAGACGGCCAAGTGGCCTTCAAGGCCGACCTGCTGGAAGGCATGCGCCACAACCCCCCGCTGGCCCTGATGTTCGAGCGCCACGCCGCCCACGTCTACGGCAAGACGGCGGTGACGCGCGGCACGCTGTACGGGAACGGCGTGCGGGTACAGAGCTTCCTGCGGGTGTATGCCAAGCGGGGGGGCAAGTGGCGGGCGGTATGCGTGCAGGTGGTGCCGTGAGGGGGCGTGTAGCGCGTGGCTTGTGGCGTATGGACGAGCTTCTGCTCGCGCTTCAGCTTTCGGCTTCTACAAGCCACATGCCACAAGCTAGGAGTGCTCCATGACTTACCAAGCAGGCTGGATTCATTACACCAACGTCGCCCCCATCCTCGACTCGCTAACCCTCCCTGCGGGCGTGACGGCCATCACCGGCGTACCCACCCAGATGAACGCGGCGCTGCTCTCGGGCGAGGTGGATATCGCCAACATCAGCGCGGTGGAGTTCATCCGGCACGCGGACGTGCTGGAGGCGCTGCCGGATTTCAGCGTGGCGGTGCTGGGGCCGGTGTACTCGGTGAACCTCTTTCATACCGTCCCGCTCGAACGCCTGCGGCGGGTGGCCCTGACCCGCCAGAGCGCGATGAGCGTCGCTTTGCTGGAGGTGCTGCTGGCGGCGCGCGGCCTCTCCCCCGCCCTCGAACGCGCGGAAGGCGAGGCCGAGGACCTGCTCGCCTCCGGGTATGACGGCGTGCTGCGGATCGGGGACAGTGCCCTGCGCGAGTGGTACCGGGTGGCTGGACCGCTGACGCCCGAGACGACCATGACGATGCTGCCGCACGAGGGCCGGGGTATCACCGTCACCGATCTGGCCGAGGAGTGGTTCCGGTTGACTGGGCATCCCTTCGTCTTCGCGGTGTGGGCCTACCGCCGTGACAATCCGCCGCCGCCCGCGCTGGTGCAGGCGATGCGGGAGGCGCGGCGGCACGGGATCGGGCATCTGGCGGACGTGGCGGCGCGGCACGCGCGCAAGCTGGGGTTGCCAGAACGGGTGGTGCAGCATTACCTCTGGAACTTCCGCTATCACCTCGAAGCCCCGGATCGCCTGGGGCTGCACGAGTTCGCGGCCCAGGCGGTCCCGGGACACGCGCCGCTGCGCTTCGGGCCGCAGCCGGAGGGCGAAAGGCGACACGTTCTGTCGGCTTCTGCGGGTACGCTGAAACCATGAACCCCGAAACGAGAGCGGTGCTGGAGACGGCGGTGGAGGCGAACAGCCGCGTGAACGACGTCCTGTGCGCCCACCTGACCCCGGAGATGATGCGGGCGCAGATGCCCGGCGGCGGGATGACGGTGGCGCAACATCTGGCCCACATGGCGGGCGTGACGCAGGAGTGGCTCTCCCAACTGGACGAGGAGGCCGCCTCTCCCCTGCCCGTCCTGTACAGCGGCACGCTGTGGGGGAACTTCACCGCGCAGGAAGACCCGGCGCGGGCCGCCGAGGTGCTGCGCGAGGTCTGGACGACCGCCCTGGACACGGCCACGCACGCGGACGGCACCGGCAATCTCTCTCACCCCAGCGCCGCCCAGTTCCTGCTGCACATGCTCACGCACGACGCGCACCACCGGGGCCAGATGCTGCTCGCGCTCAAGGGGAGCAGCTTTCCCCTCCCCGACGAGGACGCGCTGTGGGGGCCGCTGCGTGGCGAGTGAGGCGGGGGCGGGGGAGGCGCAGGGGACCTTCCGCGAGCGCGTGCTGGCGCTGGTCGCCCGCATCCCGCCGGGCCGGGTGATGACCTACGGGCAACTGGCGCTGCTGGCGGGGCAGCCGGGTGCGGCGCGGCAGGCGGGGTATGTGCTGAACACGCTGGCGGGTGGAGGAGAATTGCCCTGGCAACGGGTGATCAACGCGCAGGGCCGCGTCAGCACCCACAAGCTGGGCTTTGGCGACATGCAGGAACGGCTGCTGGAGGCCGAGGGCGTCACCTTCGACGCCTCGGGCCGCTGCGACCTCGCCCGGCTGCAATGGTGGCCCGCAGAAGAGGACGCCCCGCCCGAGCGGCTGCTGTGACGCGGCCTCCGCACAAGCCCACCTAAAGGAACCCGGGGACGGGAAACCCCGCGCGGGGGCGTATGCTGGCGGTATGTCGGTGAAGCGAACAAGACAAAACCGGTGGGTGGCGGGCGACGTGATGTCGTGGGTACTGGGCGTGACGCTCGGTCTGGTTCTGGGCGTGGCGTTCCTGATCGTCATCCCGCGCGTGATGAGCGCGCAGAAACAGGCGAACGCCTCGGCAGCGGGCGCCAGCACGGCAGGTTCCAGCACCGCGAGTACGGGCACCGCGACGACAGGTCCGGCGGCGGGCACCGCCACCCCCTCGGCAGGCACGAACACGACCAGCGGCGGTGGCGGCACGGCGCAGAACACCCAGGTGCCCGCCCCGGTCCAGGGCACGGCCGAAACCATGACCGGCAACGGCACGACCGGCACCGAGAACACGGTCCAGCAG
The window above is part of the Deinococcus metallilatus genome. Proteins encoded here:
- a CDS encoding metallophosphoesterase family protein, which gives rise to MPSDLSIAILTDAHGNAFALEAVIQDIRHHSPDVIVNLGDQVWGQADPVGALMLQRALGAVEVRGNNDERLVTPAAELHPQLARLQAWLAEQLPRAELERIATLPTTASLVHGAVLAAHGTPATPWDSLLLSWDGSGYVRRPEHEIRERLNVAAATEVVLVGHMHREDVRSVDGCLLVSVGPVSSQGDGDPRARWALLTRRGGRWQMEARRVEYDWDAAASWEREHGPLEDAVNHACPPNLEMRDFNGRA
- the cax gene encoding calcium/proton exchanger encodes the protein MIMNLLLVFLPISLLLEYVFHAPPLWVFVTATVAIIPLADWLRKATEQVAARAGPTIGGLLNVTFGNLAELIIAIFVLLSGNVTVVKAQITGSILGNALLGLGLAILIGSFGRTRQQFSWRNAGQLNSMLFLVVIALLIPALFDYTERLPAFLAGNEGIRTNLDEYLSLGVALVLIVVYLLNLVYTLFTHKDVFALEDEPHQGPLWPVWQAAAVLVGGTALIALESELLSGALEATSSTLGLSPFFLGIVVLAVVGNFAEYIAGSYFARQGKIGLAINIAVGATIQVALFTAPLLVLISFLIGQPMNLVFASPLEMVAIVAVALTVTTVTKDGEATWFEGVLLLAVYLLLALAFYFVTPRLEGEPTALRGGVTAVQSVQPPTAATSG
- a CDS encoding TldD/PmbA family protein, with translation MTQTEQLSIADARAYLLDRARERGVTLEVYGERGTSTSVEAFGGEVSEFKLEARQGVALRVLVKGAWGHSFTENLSRPALDRALDSAIENAELVAPEPGAGLVAWPEPPALDLYGEGLSGVSVEQKVQVALDLDRAAREADPRVVSVPYGGYQDSDSQRLVGNTAGLSREARQLYALHYTAPLVSEGGQNKMKPDWQFTREFTELDPTRTALSAVEKALALLGARPAPSGTFPAVISGECLAELLALFAGMFSGKMVEEGKSPLAGRLGEPVASPLVTLRDDPTPVRGLNSRAFDAEGCPSVPLTLIEGGRLSAFMHNAQTAARAGTVSTGHAARQGLQGTVGVAPSNLILQAGDTDAAALASGLTGVRLTGVSGGHAGANPITGDFSLQAEGFWLEDGVTAYPLEVFTVAGNILDLLAGIEAVGNELHDTPDAVSAPDVRVGALAIGGA
- a CDS encoding ComEC/Rec2 family competence protein, which gives rise to MSQKKTPARKAPEKKAPARKAASRAPSGKKDGRPLPNSRRGPSSSDLLGLLVLALTASLAACAFGGDKKGGDEKTGQPGGQVTVRFLDVGQGDAVLVRSPEGKTLLYDGGRSTSKMQDYLQTYGVDHLDLMVASHADADHITGLIPAAEQAKPTLFINNGIAGTTQTWKRLADALEKAGTTFQKANNQVINLGSVKVRVIAPPAGMGSDQNDNSVGIRLDFGDFHALMTGDSETPETAAWLAENRADIHGPFQVYKSIHHGAANGDNQSWLAVVRPENVVISVGENNYGHPTQKALDLYKQNGIRIYRTDQQGTVTFMGSGDGKYTVTTDR
- a CDS encoding TldD/PmbA family protein; translation: MLSQTLAAEVLSLARRGGADFAELFAEDTLTTTLRLHQGEVKDAGGGNLFGAGLRLLYGTRVVYAYTNDVTPTGLRDLADQVARARGGAGETTREGTGGLDFRRVDAAPLYVAREHPLHAAKRDKLALMRRAHGAAAGVGDVKTVDVNYLDRVQRVLIANSEGVWAEDERVWTRLTVSAIAQDGTLRETGSYGPGAGQGLEFFETATPEQIGAEAARIANAMLRAGYAPAGKLPVVIGNEFGGVIFHEACGHILETTAVEKNASVFADKLGEKIAHESVTAIDDGTIPGAWGMVTVDDEGMPGERTVLIEKGVLKSFMVDRVGSLKTGYARTGSGRRQNYTFAPASRMRSTFIDNGQETPESLISGVKRGIYARKMGGGSVTPGTGDYNFAVQEAYMIRDGQVAEPLKGASLVGNGAQDLRNIVGVAGDLALGQGMCGSVSGSLPTDVGQPHILISEITVGGRA
- the trmB gene encoding tRNA (guanine(46)-N(7))-methyltransferase TrmB, which gives rise to MISRLSDFHFPDSAARLYPDTPGRPWVLEVGFGDGRFWPHYAATFPEAPNYLGVEISGVSLLKAERRLRAAGLTNAVLTKLPAAPLIREVVPSAALDAIVVNFPDPWPKAGHEEHRLLRAPFFRLAASRLKPGGAVLFTTDHDEYFEFACREAEASGVMRVELTDPPPAALETKYALKWRDLGLGAHHARFVPTRHPHVPHGTLARYPDSEDSPAVPHAILTLPPAFDPSAFQKHTARGGQTREDPAGWTVVLLDLYRSLKQDGWVVLAHVVEGELTQEVLIGITGREDGSHLVRLARFGGPIITPGVKAAVGVVTDWLEGQGAVVRHRGY
- a CDS encoding DUF3006 domain-containing protein, which gives rise to MKDGEQGPRERWTVDGIEDGPHGRVARVEREDGRTFDLPLHALPEGVREGDVLAVQDGPDGVTVRVLPEETRARRERAQRRLDALNQPAEDGEEINL
- a CDS encoding FAD-dependent oxidoreductase; its protein translation is MFGPLRPRSQPQPGHLYDVAVVGAGLAGTELAWRLARAGRDVLLVSQALDHLGNLYQPTVDGAAFPVGSLFARVAAQLAPATDGWTFHRHLKAEVERAAGIHLLQSTVTELDEADGQVTLSTWEGPELHARVAVLAVGAFLKGRLLIGDTLEEAGRLSEVAYDFLADDLARSGVWLIGGEQTAAGVEGAPPYDVRFLTPAPSELAGFRLARFGRVYALGRCTPGDHTYTSVLEDAARLADELVGGEA
- a CDS encoding GNAT family N-acetyltransferase; translated protein: MHHDLTLRDGDLRLRPLTEADIPALCALAQDCAEELRLMGSPPSSPAYYQAALDANDQMPFVIEVGGELAGSTRYGDIRAAHSGLEIGWTWLHPRWHGSGANRRMKRLLLAHAFEEMGMERVQLKTDLLNTRSQRAIEKLGAVREGVLRRHIRRPDGTMRDTVMYSVTREDWPGVRARLDTPPLSEMA